ATTTCCGAATAGCCTTCAAATAGATTGATGATCTATAGATCTATCATCAATTAGCACTAAAAGGATTATTCCATATGATTGAGAAATATACATAGAGGAGTATAATCAATACAGAATGCAAAACAATTTTTTTCGATGGTCAGGGCTAGTACTAAAGAGTTGCGTCCTTTTCATTTTCATATCGAGCACAAATGTTATCGCACAGCAGGCGTCACCCATGCAGGCCGGTCATTACTATCCGGGACTTTTAAGTACAAGGGACATGGCTCATCCTCCCTCGGGGTTGTTCTTCTTATGGTATAACTTTGCCGTGAGTAGCAATACTTACGTTGATAGGAATGGAAAGGAATTTAAAAGCATTCCTTTGAGTGATCTGCATCCTACACTTCCGGATGTTGAAGTTGAGCCCGGTCTGAATGGTTTCGGTAGTGCCCCCGTTGTCGCTTGGGCATCGCCTCACATCTCCTTCCTTGGCAACGCAAGATACATCGTTGGGATCGCTCCAAATTACGTTACTGCCGAGGTATCGCTGGTCACAGAAAGGCCTGGAATTGTGCTGGATACCACCTATACCCGGGAAATCTCCACAAGGGTTTCTGGATTTGGTGACCTAATCCTTGTACCCCTCGGATTGAGTTGGGGAGGCAATAAAATG
This DNA window, taken from Lutimonas zeaxanthinifaciens, encodes the following:
- a CDS encoding SphA family protein, which translates into the protein MQNNFFRWSGLVLKSCVLFIFISSTNVIAQQASPMQAGHYYPGLLSTRDMAHPPSGLFFLWYNFAVSSNTYVDRNGKEFKSIPLSDLHPTLPDVEVEPGLNGFGSAPVVAWASPHISFLGNARYIVGIAPNYVTAEVSLVTERPGIVLDTTYTREISTRVSGFGDLILVPLGLSWGGNKMDFTTTYTIYAPTGRYQTGADDNIGLGYWTHQFQGFGYYYPVEDKSTAFMLGLTYETNSKVKDSDLRPGDRLTLEYGVSQFLSTKFEVGIFGGHNWQVSDDRGEDVFWDPSYHDKKSALFFNVSYWPIFERMMINFKYGFDYGARQRFKGNTFVLNLLFNPNLLTSK